A stretch of DNA from Gimesia chilikensis:
AGATCAGACTGGTTTTGGGGATCCTGATTCAGGGGGATAAAGGTGCCATCCAGATCGGTGGCCAGGATTTGGGCTGCGGGATCTGTCAGCGGATTGTCTGCGCGAGACATGGGACGCTCCGTCGGTTAGACGCGATTGAGCCAGAGAATCTGGTAAGGGGCGAGCACGATGTTCTCTGAGGTCGCGTAGGTTTTGTCGTCGATCATATTCTGGAAGAATCGTCCGAGGCCAGCGGTGCGGATCTTATTTCCGTCGATTTGCTGAGGTTCCTCGGAGAAGTTGGCGAGCACGATCAGGCGGTTGCCTTCATTGATGCGGATGTAGCCCAGCACGTGTTCGTTGGAAAGCGCGATGAGGTCCATCTCCTGACCTGCGAGGGCCGGCAGTGATTTGCGGAGAGCGATCAGCTTCTGGGTCGTGCAGTAAATGTGGGTGCGGATAGAACCGTTGCCCGCGTTGCGGTGGTCGTCGAGTTCTTCGAGGAATTCCCACTGCATTTTAGGACGATGGATCCAGCGGGAGTCGCCGGCTTTGGCGGGGTCTTTCACGAAATCGTAATCGTTGAGCATGCCCCACTCTTCGCCGAGGTACAGTAGCGGAATGCCACCGATACTCAGTGAGACCCCGTGCAGGAGCAGCATGCGTCGCAGGGCGAGTTCCTTCTTCTCCTCGTCGTCTTCCTCAATAGCCTGTTCCAGTCCGGCGAGCGACGCCATGGTTCCCGAGATGCGCATGTCGCCGGTCTCGAAGTTCTCCTGGAAAGGAACGCCGCGGGCGAAGGAGCCCGGAAACTGACCGGTGTAGAAGTCGTTGAGGAATTTACGATGATCGTAAGCATTGATGCCGATGGCCTGGGCGTCGGCGTCGTCGAAGGTCCAGCCGATGTCGTCGTGGCAGCGGAGGTAGTTGACCCAGGCAGTGTTGCGGGGCAGCCGATAACGGTGGCTGAGGGTCTGTACCAGCAGATTGACTTTGCGGGTGGCCAGCGATTCCCAGAGGAGCGCCATCAGTGTGGGGTTGTAAGAGATCTGACACTCGTGCTCGCTGATGTACTTGACGACGTCGTCGGGATGCACGATGGCTTCGGACTTGAACAGCAGACCGGGGGTGGCGATGCGGGCCAGGCGGTTGAAGGCCTGGATCAGCGTGTGTGCCTGGGGGAGATTCTCACAGCTGGTTCCCATCTGTTTCCAGATGAAGGCGACCGCGTCCAGGCGGAGGATGTCGATACCCGTGTTGGCGATGAAGAACATCTCTTCGAGCATGGCGCGGAAGACCGCGGGGTTGGTGTAGTTCAGATCCCACTGGAAGCTGTTAAATGTGGTCCAGACCCACTGCTGCATTCCATCGTGCCAGGTGAAGTTGCCGCGACGCACGGTGGGAAAGATTTCGCGGAGCGTGCGCTCGTATTTCTCCGGTTCTGTGCGATCCGGGAAGATGTAGTAGTACTCCTGGAACTCACGGTTCCCGGCTTGCGCGAGGCGGGCCCATTCGTGGTCGTCCGCGGTGTGGTTGAAGACGAAGTCGAGGACGAGCGAGATGCCTGCTTTGCGCAGGTCAGCGGCGAACAGACGCAGATCGTCAATCGTCCCGAGACGGGGATCGACAGAGCGATACGTACTAATCGCGTAACCGCCGTCGTTATTGCCGGGGCGGACTGCGAATAAGGGCATCAGGTGCAGATAAGTCAGACCGAGATCTTTGAAGTAGCCCACATGCTCGCGAAGTTTGCTGAGGTTCTCCCCGAACAGATCGACGTAGAGTGCCCCTCCGTTGATGCGTTCGGACTGGAACCAGTTGGGTTCGTTGATCCGATGCCGGTCCAGTTCGCAGAGTTCTTCTCGACGCTCCGCCCACGCTCGGGCTGCGGTGAGCAGCACGTGTTCGATATGAAAGAAGAAGTCGTAACGGTTGTGATAGAGTTCGAACAGCAGACGGAACAACGGGCGCCAGTGCTCGTCGAGTCGCAGTTCGAATTCATGCTGCCTGGCATCACTGATCTGACTCTCCTGCCAGACCTGAGCTAACCGGGGCTGCAAACGTTGCAGGGTCAGATCTGCCTTGAAGTCAATCTCATCCTGTGTCTTGCTCATTCGATCCGATCGTTGGGAATGGTAATCTTATCCAAAAAGTTGTAGTACTTGATTCCTTCGAGGATGCCTGCAGCGTGGGTTGCCTGCGCGAAGTAGACGCGGGGTCGATTACGCAGACGTTCCAGCTCTTCGCTGTGGTTGCCGACGACGACTCCCAGGGTGCGTCCCAGCAGCATTCCCGCGTCATTTCCGGAATCGCCAGAGACAAGAACGTGTTCGGGAGCAAAGCCCCATTTCCAGAGCACGTGTCTCATTGACAGGTCGCTGCCCCCCCGCACGGGGATGACATCCAGGTACATGCCGAGCGACATCACAACCTTAGCACGTAATCCTGCTTCCCGGAGAATTTTTTTGATTTCCGAGAGGCTGGGGCTGAGACTGGTATCGATTTCATAACTGATTTTGAATTCTGACTGATGTTCTTCGATTTGCGGGAAA
This window harbors:
- a CDS encoding alpha-amylase family glycosyl hydrolase, giving the protein MSKTQDEIDFKADLTLQRLQPRLAQVWQESQISDARQHEFELRLDEHWRPLFRLLFELYHNRYDFFFHIEHVLLTAARAWAERREELCELDRHRINEPNWFQSERINGGALYVDLFGENLSKLREHVGYFKDLGLTYLHLMPLFAVRPGNNDGGYAISTYRSVDPRLGTIDDLRLFAADLRKAGISLVLDFVFNHTADDHEWARLAQAGNREFQEYYYIFPDRTEPEKYERTLREIFPTVRRGNFTWHDGMQQWVWTTFNSFQWDLNYTNPAVFRAMLEEMFFIANTGIDILRLDAVAFIWKQMGTSCENLPQAHTLIQAFNRLARIATPGLLFKSEAIVHPDDVVKYISEHECQISYNPTLMALLWESLATRKVNLLVQTLSHRYRLPRNTAWVNYLRCHDDIGWTFDDADAQAIGINAYDHRKFLNDFYTGQFPGSFARGVPFQENFETGDMRISGTMASLAGLEQAIEEDDEEKKELALRRMLLLHGVSLSIGGIPLLYLGEEWGMLNDYDFVKDPAKAGDSRWIHRPKMQWEFLEELDDHRNAGNGSIRTHIYCTTQKLIALRKSLPALAGQEMDLIALSNEHVLGYIRINEGNRLIVLANFSEEPQQIDGNKIRTAGLGRFFQNMIDDKTYATSENIVLAPYQILWLNRV